A genome region from Thermococcus gorgonarius includes the following:
- the hypA gene encoding hydrogenase nickel incorporation protein HypA, with amino-acid sequence MHEWALADAIVRTVLDYAQREGAKRVKAVKVVLGELQDVAEDIVKFAMEQLFTGTVAEGAEIIFEEEEAVFRCRNCGHEWKLKEVKDSFDERIKEDIHFIPEVVHAFLACPKCGSHDFEVVQGRGVYVAGIMIEKEGEE; translated from the coding sequence ATGCACGAGTGGGCCTTAGCGGATGCCATAGTTAGAACTGTCCTCGACTACGCCCAGAGGGAGGGAGCGAAGCGCGTCAAGGCCGTCAAGGTTGTTCTCGGCGAACTGCAGGACGTCGCGGAAGACATAGTGAAGTTCGCGATGGAGCAACTCTTCACGGGCACTGTCGCAGAGGGTGCGGAGATAATCTTTGAAGAAGAGGAAGCGGTTTTTAGGTGCAGGAACTGCGGCCATGAGTGGAAGCTCAAGGAAGTTAAAGATTCCTTCGACGAGCGCATTAAGGAGGACATTCACTTCATCCCCGAGGTTGTGCACGCCTTTCTGGCCTGTCCAAAGTGCGGGAGCCACGACTTTGAGGTGGTCCAGGGTAGGGGCGTTTACGTCGCGGGAATAATGATAGAGAAGGAGGGAGAGGAATGA
- a CDS encoding hydrogenase 3 maturation endopeptidase HyCI, protein MNALEEIFAGKKRIVICGIGNDIRGDDAFGVLVAERLKELLDNPNVLVINCGEVPENYTGKIKEFNPELVVFVDAVDFRGEVGEYIIADPKGTIGEAVSTHGLPLKFVTGFMKTLIKADFVLIGCQPASTGLFEEPSELIKEKAERLAELLAGILRGDGYD, encoded by the coding sequence ATGAACGCCCTCGAAGAAATCTTTGCGGGAAAGAAAAGGATAGTGATCTGCGGCATTGGCAATGACATCCGCGGGGATGACGCCTTTGGAGTTCTCGTCGCAGAGAGGCTTAAAGAGCTCCTCGACAATCCCAATGTTCTCGTGATAAACTGCGGCGAAGTTCCCGAAAACTACACCGGGAAAATAAAGGAGTTCAATCCGGAACTCGTTGTTTTCGTCGATGCCGTGGACTTCAGAGGAGAAGTCGGTGAATACATAATAGCCGACCCGAAGGGAACGATAGGCGAGGCAGTTTCGACCCACGGCCTTCCGCTGAAGTTCGTCACCGGGTTTATGAAGACGCTCATTAAAGCTGATTTCGTCTTAATAGGCTGTCAGCCAGCTTCAACGGGACTCTTCGAGGAACCGAGCGAGCTGATAAAGGAAAAGGCCGAGAGGCTTGCCGAGTTACTAGCGGGAATCCTGCGCGGTGATGGGTATGATTGA
- a CDS encoding nucleotidyltransferase, with translation MDAETLTRAKEELVRRIKEFYGDNLLSIIFYGRHLKDPSFPEIDVVVVIDKPYDPVKLNRIADFVEKVRDPIEEKYGYHVSFELYTREEAENFHSGYLDVVVNYEVAYDKNNYFQNLLRDMLNPEKAMDYVKYISTIEYVPVDREEKE, from the coding sequence ATGGACGCTGAAACTCTAACAAGGGCGAAGGAAGAGCTCGTGAGAAGAATAAAGGAGTTTTACGGTGACAACTTGCTCTCCATAATCTTTTATGGCAGGCACCTTAAGGATCCGAGCTTTCCGGAGATAGACGTCGTCGTTGTGATAGACAAGCCATACGATCCTGTCAAGCTCAACCGTATTGCTGACTTCGTTGAGAAGGTTCGCGACCCCATAGAGGAAAAATACGGCTACCACGTCTCCTTCGAGCTCTACACGCGTGAGGAGGCTGAGAACTTCCACTCGGGCTACTTAGATGTCGTCGTCAACTACGAAGTGGCCTACGATAAAAACAACTACTTCCAGAACCTCCTCAGGGACATGCTGAACCCCGAGAAGGCGATGGATTATGTGAAGTACATAAGCACCATCGAGTACGTTCCCGTTGATAGGGAGGAGAAGGAATGA
- a CDS encoding respiratory chain complex I subunit 1 family protein has protein sequence MEIDAVKLGFSLAGIIIMLFLPPYLDGIARRVKARLQYRRGPPLSQTWYDLQKLFGMPSVKPTKRAFFTWAPYIALASAISAALLLPYGNVVPVDFGFNLVVFFYVILMVSVALMLAGLTVQNAFSHLGSAREMQIVLTVEPLIAVLYGVLAYNAGSLNIADIIANLHATPSLILTYILLAYALYVESGFVPFDIAEAEQEVIGGPLTEYSGRLLGVFYYAIYIKRFALLWFFVSLLTLPWLGPISTPEKGALVLALQFLLTVAFYPIIAALEATNARLRIDHVVKMNTRAFFAGLIILAMAFMGW, from the coding sequence ATGGAGATAGACGCCGTAAAACTCGGCTTCAGCCTCGCCGGTATCATCATAATGCTCTTCCTCCCGCCATACCTTGACGGTATCGCGAGAAGGGTAAAGGCCAGACTCCAGTACAGGCGCGGGCCACCGCTCAGCCAGACCTGGTACGACCTCCAGAAGCTCTTCGGCATGCCCTCCGTTAAACCCACCAAGAGGGCGTTCTTCACCTGGGCACCCTACATAGCCCTCGCCTCTGCAATATCCGCCGCACTCCTGCTTCCCTACGGCAACGTCGTCCCAGTAGACTTCGGCTTCAACCTGGTGGTGTTCTTCTACGTTATCCTGATGGTCAGCGTTGCCCTCATGCTCGCGGGCCTTACAGTGCAGAACGCCTTTAGTCACCTCGGTTCCGCAAGGGAAATGCAGATAGTCCTCACAGTCGAGCCACTGATAGCCGTACTCTACGGAGTTCTGGCCTACAACGCGGGTTCACTCAACATAGCCGACATAATAGCGAACCTCCACGCGACGCCCTCGCTCATACTGACCTACATCCTCTTGGCCTACGCACTCTACGTCGAGAGCGGCTTCGTGCCCTTTGACATAGCCGAGGCCGAGCAGGAGGTAATAGGAGGCCCGCTCACCGAGTACAGCGGAAGGCTCCTCGGTGTCTTCTACTATGCAATCTACATCAAACGCTTTGCCCTGCTGTGGTTCTTCGTCAGCCTGCTGACGCTCCCGTGGCTCGGCCCGATCAGCACGCCTGAGAAGGGGGCACTCGTCCTAGCTTTACAGTTCCTGCTAACTGTAGCGTTCTACCCGATCATAGCGGCACTCGAAGCCACTAACGCAAGGCTCAGGATAGACCATGTCGTTAAGATGAACACTAGGGCTTTCTTTGCGGGGCTGATAATACTCGCGATGGCGTTTATGGGGTGGTGA
- a CDS encoding 4Fe-4S binding protein yields MAEAPAYSERLKKWDRFEAEKFSKKAPVTTPYPFIDIEKPPEYRGIPHINPEKCIGCGACVNACPPDALIMEWDKEHGVKRLTYNAARCIRCARCIEVCPTGAMEPTTRFEVATDNKEDLVEVVEHKLAYCEECGEYLDFTERQIEYVRNILPKEIFDMYALEDRIKLTQEEKMRRTVVKLRELEGNVYPAFMLVEKSDKAPKKKGGEE; encoded by the coding sequence ATGGCCGAGGCCCCGGCCTACAGCGAGAGGCTGAAGAAGTGGGATCGCTTCGAGGCCGAGAAGTTCAGCAAGAAGGCCCCGGTCACCACCCCTTATCCTTTTATTGACATCGAGAAGCCTCCAGAATACAGAGGAATACCGCACATCAACCCCGAAAAGTGCATAGGCTGTGGAGCCTGCGTCAACGCCTGCCCGCCCGATGCCCTGATAATGGAGTGGGACAAGGAGCACGGTGTCAAGAGGCTCACCTACAACGCAGCGCGCTGTATTAGATGTGCCCGCTGTATAGAGGTCTGTCCGACCGGTGCGATGGAGCCAACAACGCGCTTCGAGGTTGCAACCGACAACAAGGAAGACCTGGTCGAAGTTGTGGAGCACAAGCTGGCCTACTGTGAGGAATGCGGGGAATACCTTGACTTCACTGAGAGGCAGATAGAGTACGTCAGGAACATTCTCCCGAAGGAAATCTTCGACATGTACGCTCTGGAAGACAGAATAAAGCTAACCCAGGAGGAGAAGATGCGCAGAACCGTCGTCAAGCTCAGGGAACTTGAGGGCAACGTCTATCCGGCTTTCATGCTCGTGGAGAAATCCGATAAGGCTCCCAAGAAGAAGGGAGGTGAAGAGTGA
- a CDS encoding Mrp/NBP35 family ATP-binding protein — MIGIDPREIAISARLEKVKRIIPVVSGKGGVGKSLVSTTLALALAEKGHKVGLLDLDFHGASDHVILGFEPKEFPEEDKGVVPHTVHGIKFMTIAYYTEDRPTPLRGKEISDALIELLTITRWDELDYLVIDMPPGLGDQLLDVLRFLKRGEFLVVATPSKLALNVVRKLVQLLLEEKHRVLGIVENMKLDEEKDVEALAKEFGIPYLAGIPFYPDLDARIGNVDELMKTEFAERIKEVAGKL, encoded by the coding sequence ATGATAGGTATAGACCCGCGCGAGATAGCTATAAGCGCGAGGCTTGAGAAGGTTAAGAGGATTATCCCGGTCGTCAGCGGAAAGGGCGGAGTAGGGAAGTCGCTGGTTTCTACAACGCTGGCTTTAGCTTTGGCCGAGAAAGGCCACAAGGTAGGCCTCCTCGACCTCGACTTCCACGGGGCGAGCGACCACGTCATCCTCGGCTTTGAGCCGAAGGAGTTCCCTGAGGAGGACAAAGGCGTCGTTCCGCATACAGTCCACGGAATTAAGTTCATGACGATAGCCTACTACACCGAGGACAGGCCGACGCCGCTCCGCGGGAAGGAGATAAGCGACGCTCTAATCGAGCTCCTCACAATAACCCGCTGGGACGAGCTGGACTACCTCGTCATTGACATGCCGCCCGGCCTCGGCGACCAGCTCCTCGATGTGCTCCGCTTCCTCAAGAGGGGTGAATTCCTGGTTGTAGCGACGCCCTCAAAGCTCGCCCTCAACGTGGTCAGAAAGCTCGTCCAGCTCCTCCTTGAAGAGAAGCACAGGGTTCTCGGAATCGTTGAAAACATGAAGCTGGACGAGGAAAAGGACGTCGAGGCCTTAGCAAAGGAGTTCGGAATTCCCTACTTAGCGGGGATACCCTTCTACCCTGACCTCGACGCCAGAATAGGAAACGTTGACGAGCTCATGAAGACTGAGTTCGCGGAGAGGATAAAGGAAGTGGCGGGGAAGCTCTGA
- a CDS encoding NADH-quinone oxidoreductase subunit B family protein, with protein MGKQKLKSVWVYHVDAGSCNGCDIEVLDVLSPYYDIERLGVKVVPTPRHADALFITGPLTRQTRIALKKAYEAMPPKPRIVVAIGTCACSGGIFYNSYALYNTSPQRGRDRLRSGGPEMIVPIDMYIPGCPPSPEEILYGVAQLLGIKEKKMKGEYWIALPPGEEPSRENEIKFKIPDRPIPLRYWLTLREELRRVVGYYDRDAVLNDFIELVGRAYEEAPDNPREKLHDLITGYFLKEKDSRVKVAMRFLENEFWRLVDEYREWGEALRRKYPVTAGV; from the coding sequence ATGGGGAAGCAGAAGCTCAAGTCCGTCTGGGTCTATCACGTTGACGCAGGCTCGTGCAACGGCTGTGACATTGAAGTCCTCGACGTCCTCAGCCCTTACTACGACATCGAGAGGCTCGGTGTCAAGGTCGTCCCGACGCCGAGACACGCCGATGCGCTCTTCATTACCGGCCCACTCACAAGGCAGACGAGGATAGCCCTCAAGAAGGCCTACGAGGCCATGCCACCCAAGCCGAGGATTGTAGTTGCCATCGGAACATGCGCATGTAGCGGCGGAATATTCTACAACAGCTACGCCCTCTACAACACCTCCCCCCAGCGCGGAAGGGACAGGCTCAGGAGCGGCGGGCCCGAGATGATAGTGCCCATAGACATGTACATCCCCGGCTGTCCGCCCAGCCCTGAGGAGATACTCTACGGAGTTGCCCAGCTCCTAGGTATCAAAGAGAAGAAGATGAAGGGCGAATACTGGATAGCCCTTCCACCGGGAGAGGAGCCGAGCAGGGAGAACGAGATAAAGTTCAAGATACCCGACAGGCCAATACCCCTCCGCTACTGGCTCACGCTGAGGGAGGAGCTAAGAAGAGTGGTCGGCTACTACGACAGGGATGCTGTACTCAACGACTTCATTGAACTTGTGGGAAGGGCCTACGAGGAAGCCCCCGACAACCCGAGGGAGAAGCTCCACGACCTAATAACCGGTTACTTCCTCAAGGAAAAGGACTCCAGGGTAAAGGTGGCCATGCGCTTCCTTGAGAACGAGTTCTGGCGCTTGGTGGATGAATACAGGGAGTGGGGTGAGGCACTCAGGAGAAAGTACCCAGTTACTGCGGGTGTCTGA
- the mobA gene encoding molybdenum cofactor guanylyltransferase MobA: MIGAVLAGGRGKRFGGDKLLFEISGKPLILYTIERLEKADSIDEVVVVASPENADKLKPLGYRVVVDELLVGPIGGVYTALSLGDAFVVAGDMPLLVPEFIDFIVERFKTAKKPACVPRWGNGYLEPLHAAYSSEFREFLEENIKAGQYAINQAIRESDACYIEIESLPEKWRESFFNVNTRKDLGRIGKYRGP, translated from the coding sequence ATGATAGGTGCCGTTTTAGCGGGCGGAAGGGGCAAGCGCTTCGGGGGTGACAAGCTCCTCTTTGAAATTTCCGGAAAGCCTTTGATTCTTTATACAATTGAGAGGCTCGAAAAAGCTGATTCAATAGATGAGGTTGTGGTAGTGGCCTCTCCTGAAAACGCTGATAAGCTCAAGCCCCTCGGCTACCGCGTGGTTGTTGACGAGCTCCTCGTAGGTCCTATCGGCGGTGTCTACACGGCCTTATCCCTCGGGGATGCCTTCGTGGTGGCAGGGGACATGCCGCTCCTCGTTCCAGAGTTCATTGACTTCATAGTCGAGCGCTTTAAGACGGCTAAAAAGCCCGCCTGCGTTCCGAGATGGGGCAACGGCTACCTTGAGCCGCTCCATGCGGCCTATTCTTCGGAGTTCAGAGAGTTTTTAGAAGAGAATATCAAAGCAGGGCAGTATGCGATAAACCAGGCAATAAGGGAGAGCGACGCCTGCTACATCGAAATCGAGAGCCTTCCGGAGAAGTGGAGAGAGAGCTTCTTCAACGTGAACACGAGGAAGGATTTGGGGAGAATTGGGAAATACAGGGGGCCTTGA
- a CDS encoding proton-conducting transporter transmembrane domain-containing protein produces the protein MFIEYALGAFIIGGLLGFIRDYKASVKASSFMALIGSLALLGEVYNVYTNGPQRIDLYGIPLHITNLSSVFLLIIGIVGTAASLYAISYMDIFEKTGKGWVYAIAYNTFLASMALVVTVNSMEYFVMGWELMTLSSFILVFFSEKARDVDASVKYYITMHFLDTIPLFLALGTAYSLVGSFENLSFDNIATALASAPAHTKIVFGGLLLIAFMTKAGIVPFQFWVAETYRAAPTSVSAVMAGAMEKLALYGLIALVWNLVGTSYYLGIAIALLGAITLTVGTLYALRETNAKRLLAYHSVGQMGYIWLGIGIGMALIPKGGALGAIGALGAFAGLFHALNHAIFKSSLFLSAGAVEYRTGTVDLNELGGLGKQMKWTALAALFASLAIAGVPPFNGFISKWLIYVAGYQSKDFLLAFGAVLAAFISAATLASFVKFYGTQFGGEMKRYEEVREVPGTMLVGQWILAGLTLVIGIFPGTVTGILNVFNAPIEDGVYRIGFDSVLFSPVLFIVLVAVLAFGLYLSFRPEFGKEAKPWDCGATALNEDEYRVDAEGYYIKYEEKIGSFYRFGDWFYSVGRAIIHYITRAYLWIASYFVKVVDTPYTRIETLDDLRKGQVLNADEEVLKPLIRFLRIAYDVLPGIRLGTFVVIALIVVGAVIGILMVL, from the coding sequence ATGTTCATAGAATATGCCCTTGGAGCGTTCATCATCGGTGGCCTGCTCGGCTTCATTAGGGATTACAAAGCCTCTGTAAAGGCGTCGAGCTTTATGGCATTGATAGGCTCCCTGGCACTCCTAGGCGAGGTTTACAACGTCTACACAAACGGTCCCCAGAGGATCGACCTCTACGGAATCCCGCTCCACATAACCAACCTCTCAAGCGTCTTCCTTCTGATAATAGGCATCGTTGGAACCGCGGCTTCTCTCTACGCCATAAGCTACATGGACATCTTTGAAAAGACCGGCAAGGGCTGGGTGTACGCAATAGCATACAACACCTTCCTTGCGAGCATGGCTCTTGTCGTTACAGTGAACAGCATGGAATACTTCGTAATGGGCTGGGAGTTAATGACGCTCAGCTCATTTATACTGGTCTTCTTCAGCGAGAAAGCCAGAGACGTGGATGCCAGCGTCAAGTACTACATCACCATGCACTTCCTCGACACGATACCGCTCTTCCTTGCCCTCGGTACGGCCTACTCCCTCGTCGGGAGCTTTGAAAATCTCAGCTTCGACAACATCGCCACCGCCCTCGCGAGCGCTCCAGCCCATACCAAGATAGTCTTCGGCGGACTTCTTCTGATAGCATTCATGACCAAGGCTGGAATAGTGCCCTTCCAGTTCTGGGTTGCGGAAACCTACCGCGCCGCACCAACCAGCGTCTCAGCTGTCATGGCAGGTGCAATGGAAAAACTGGCTCTCTACGGCCTGATAGCCCTCGTTTGGAATCTGGTTGGAACCAGTTACTACCTGGGAATAGCCATAGCCCTCCTCGGAGCGATAACCCTCACCGTTGGAACGCTATACGCCCTGAGGGAGACCAACGCGAAGAGGCTCTTGGCTTACCACAGCGTCGGTCAGATGGGCTACATCTGGCTCGGAATAGGCATAGGCATGGCCCTCATACCAAAGGGCGGGGCTCTGGGAGCGATAGGCGCACTCGGAGCCTTCGCGGGGCTCTTCCACGCCCTCAACCACGCGATATTCAAGAGCTCCCTCTTCCTCTCGGCCGGAGCAGTTGAGTACAGAACAGGAACGGTTGACCTCAACGAGCTGGGTGGCCTCGGAAAGCAGATGAAGTGGACCGCCCTGGCCGCGCTCTTTGCTTCGCTGGCAATAGCAGGAGTTCCACCTTTCAACGGTTTCATAAGCAAGTGGCTCATCTACGTCGCTGGCTACCAGTCCAAGGACTTCCTGCTGGCATTTGGTGCGGTTCTGGCTGCTTTTATCAGTGCGGCAACGCTCGCTTCCTTCGTCAAGTTCTACGGAACACAGTTCGGCGGCGAGATGAAGAGGTACGAGGAAGTGAGAGAAGTTCCCGGAACGATGCTCGTCGGTCAGTGGATACTGGCTGGCTTAACTCTCGTGATTGGCATTTTCCCGGGAACTGTAACCGGAATCCTCAACGTCTTCAACGCCCCAATAGAGGACGGCGTTTACAGGATAGGCTTTGATTCGGTGCTCTTCAGCCCAGTGCTCTTCATAGTCCTCGTTGCAGTCCTTGCGTTTGGCCTCTACCTCAGCTTCAGGCCAGAGTTCGGTAAGGAGGCAAAGCCCTGGGACTGCGGAGCAACCGCTTTGAACGAGGACGAGTACAGAGTGGATGCCGAGGGCTACTACATAAAATATGAGGAGAAGATTGGCTCCTTCTACCGCTTCGGCGACTGGTTCTACAGCGTTGGAAGGGCGATAATTCACTACATAACGAGGGCCTACCTCTGGATTGCCAGCTACTTCGTCAAGGTAGTCGATACCCCCTACACCAGGATTGAGACTCTCGACGACCTCAGGAAGGGCCAGGTCCTCAACGCCGACGAAGAGGTCCTCAAACCGCTTATCAGGTTCCTCAGAATAGCCTACGATGTGCTCCCAGGGATACGGCTCGGAACCTTCGTGGTGATAGCCCTAATCGTCGTTGGGGCCGTCATAGGAATACTCATGGTGCTGTGA
- a CDS encoding HEPN domain-containing protein produces the protein MSYERWINKGEDDLRLAELALENGIYDYAAFHAQQAVEKFLKAFLVKAGKPVPRTHDIAYLIELCKEVDPSFERLYDMNAHYLSDFAVEVRYPGYYTVPKEIAAEAIETAKKVLEFVLDKI, from the coding sequence ATGAGTTACGAGCGATGGATAAACAAAGGCGAGGACGACCTCAGGCTCGCTGAACTGGCCCTTGAGAACGGAATCTATGATTATGCCGCATTCCACGCCCAGCAAGCAGTTGAGAAGTTCCTGAAGGCTTTTCTTGTGAAGGCAGGCAAACCCGTTCCCAGAACCCACGACATCGCTTACCTGATTGAACTGTGTAAAGAGGTAGACCCATCTTTTGAAAGGCTCTACGACATGAACGCCCACTACCTCTCGGATTTTGCCGTTGAAGTTAGATATCCGGGGTACTATACTGTCCCTAAGGAGATTGCCGCTGAGGCTATAGAAACGGCAAAGAAAGTTCTGGAGTTTGTACTGGATAAAATTTGA
- a CDS encoding nucleotidyltransferase domain-containing protein, with translation MKEKELIKETVVEVCRELGIGLEDIILFGSRARGDFRKDSDWDILIVTGRELSWRERLHLSGEIRKRLAKRGMPIDVLIISREKLDKLKNDPGYVYSYALSEGIRV, from the coding sequence ATGAAGGAAAAAGAACTCATCAAGGAAACAGTTGTCGAGGTCTGCAGAGAATTGGGAATAGGGTTAGAGGATATTATCCTCTTCGGCTCCCGCGCGAGGGGGGATTTTAGAAAGGACAGCGACTGGGATATCCTAATCGTCACCGGGAGAGAGCTTAGCTGGAGGGAGCGCCTCCACCTCAGTGGAGAGATTAGGAAGAGGCTCGCGAAGAGGGGAATGCCCATCGACGTCCTCATAATATCCAGAGAGAAACTTGATAAACTAAAAAACGATCCCGGCTACGTTTACAGCTACGCCCTCTCGGAGGGAATCAGGGTATGA
- the nikR gene encoding nickel-responsive transcriptional regulator NikR, giving the protein MGVVRFGVSVPEELLEKFDRIIEEKGYVNRSEAIRDMMRDFIVRHEWEQGDAEVAGTITMLYNHDEADVVKELLDLQHDYLEEIISSIHVHMDEHNCLEVVIVKGKASRIKEIADRLLSLKGVKHGKLVMTGTGKELV; this is encoded by the coding sequence ATGGGCGTTGTTCGCTTTGGCGTTTCAGTCCCTGAGGAGCTTCTTGAGAAGTTTGACAGGATCATCGAGGAGAAGGGCTACGTCAACCGGAGCGAGGCCATACGCGATATGATGCGCGACTTCATAGTCAGGCACGAGTGGGAGCAAGGCGACGCTGAAGTGGCTGGAACTATAACGATGCTCTACAACCATGACGAGGCCGATGTTGTGAAGGAGCTCCTCGATTTGCAGCACGACTACCTTGAGGAGATAATTTCGAGCATTCACGTCCACATGGACGAACACAACTGTCTTGAGGTCGTTATCGTCAAAGGAAAGGCAAGCAGAATAAAGGAGATAGCGGACAGGCTGTTGAGCCTGAAGGGAGTAAAGCACGGCAAGCTCGTCATGACTGGAACTGGAAAGGAGCTCGTTTAG
- a CDS encoding hydrogenase large subunit, whose amino-acid sequence MVTTRDLEAHFEFECKACENGHCSKADVESILAERKGLREFYEAFKEHIRECKRMTYGQYQFVIDREVLPEAVLWWHNHPEFKETHLSTAVGTDERPLSGRFVYMPFLNVQVEPFNMDENYWVFLKAYMPADDPSFPSVAAKLPAALWIEREVKDLLGFNPVGHPDPRRLILPEDWPEGVYPLRKDMDYRHSPITEPKTEYRETPEGTTLVPMGPVHAGVEEPAHFRLFVKGEEIVDVDYRGFYSHRGIEKTGEGRLTYNQVLFLAERICGICGYQHSVSYAMAVERLADVEIPDRARYIRTLLLELERIHNHLLWVGIAAHLVGYDTGFMHAWRIREPVMWLVERLTGNRKQYGMNIVGGVRRDLLDYRKEEVLKVVKQIREETKKFLDIALNTNTFIKRAEGVGILPYKVAKAYSVLGPTARASGRKIDARLDQATKTATAYNEVDFKVPVYKEGDVLARVLVRMDELFESIWIVEQLIDQMPEGDIMVPIGDLPEYEEALGFTEAHRGEVVHYVMTGEKNKVYRWKVRAPTYNNLPAVPEMLKGYHVADAPLIIASIDPCYSCTERVQFVDVETGKVKVLTEAEFNELSIKYKGVF is encoded by the coding sequence ATGGTAACGACAAGGGATTTGGAAGCTCACTTCGAGTTTGAATGCAAGGCCTGTGAGAACGGCCACTGCTCAAAGGCTGACGTGGAAAGCATACTGGCCGAAAGAAAGGGCCTTAGGGAATTTTACGAGGCGTTCAAGGAGCACATAAGGGAATGCAAGAGGATGACCTACGGGCAGTATCAGTTCGTAATAGACCGTGAGGTTCTCCCCGAGGCGGTGCTCTGGTGGCACAACCACCCCGAGTTCAAGGAGACCCATCTCTCAACCGCAGTGGGAACGGACGAGAGACCCCTCAGCGGTCGCTTCGTTTACATGCCATTCCTCAACGTCCAGGTCGAGCCCTTCAACATGGACGAGAACTACTGGGTCTTCCTCAAGGCATACATGCCCGCCGACGACCCAAGCTTTCCGAGCGTGGCGGCAAAGCTTCCCGCTGCCCTCTGGATAGAGAGAGAAGTCAAGGACTTACTCGGCTTCAATCCCGTTGGCCATCCCGACCCGAGGAGGCTCATCCTTCCGGAGGACTGGCCCGAGGGAGTTTACCCGCTCAGGAAGGACATGGACTACAGGCACTCGCCGATAACCGAGCCGAAGACGGAATACAGGGAAACTCCAGAAGGAACCACGCTCGTCCCCATGGGGCCTGTCCATGCGGGCGTTGAGGAGCCAGCCCACTTCAGGCTCTTCGTTAAGGGCGAGGAGATAGTTGACGTTGACTACCGCGGTTTCTACTCCCACCGTGGCATTGAGAAGACCGGCGAGGGAAGGCTCACATACAACCAGGTACTCTTCCTTGCGGAGAGAATATGCGGTATCTGTGGCTACCAGCACTCGGTTTCCTATGCAATGGCCGTTGAGAGGTTGGCCGATGTTGAGATACCCGACAGGGCCCGCTACATCAGAACCCTCCTCCTTGAGCTTGAGAGGATTCACAACCACCTCCTCTGGGTGGGTATAGCGGCACACCTCGTCGGCTACGACACGGGCTTCATGCACGCATGGCGTATTCGTGAGCCGGTAATGTGGCTCGTCGAGAGGCTTACCGGCAACAGGAAGCAGTACGGTATGAACATCGTCGGCGGTGTCAGGAGAGACCTCCTCGATTACAGGAAGGAGGAAGTCCTGAAGGTCGTCAAGCAGATACGCGAGGAGACAAAGAAGTTCCTAGACATCGCCCTGAACACAAACACTTTCATCAAGCGCGCTGAGGGAGTGGGAATACTTCCGTACAAGGTCGCCAAGGCCTATTCCGTCCTCGGACCAACGGCAAGGGCGAGCGGAAGGAAGATTGACGCAAGGCTCGATCAGGCGACAAAGACGGCCACCGCTTACAACGAGGTTGACTTCAAGGTTCCGGTCTACAAGGAGGGCGACGTTCTGGCAAGGGTTCTCGTCAGGATGGACGAGCTCTTCGAGAGCATCTGGATCGTCGAGCAGCTCATCGATCAGATGCCTGAAGGAGACATAATGGTTCCGATAGGCGACCTGCCAGAGTATGAAGAGGCCCTGGGCTTCACAGAGGCCCATCGCGGTGAGGTGGTTCACTACGTCATGACCGGCGAGAAGAACAAGGTCTACCGCTGGAAGGTTCGCGCACCGACCTACAACAACCTGCCGGCTGTTCCGGAGATGCTCAAGGGTTACCACGTCGCCGATGCACCACTTATCATAGCGAGCATTGACCCGTGCTACTCCTGTACGGAGAGGGTGCAGTTCGTGGACGTCGAGACGGGCAAGGTTAAGGTCCTAACCGAGGCCGAGTTCAACGAGCTATCAATCAAATACAAGGGGGTGTTCTGA